AACGTACTAAATTAAAAGGTATAGCCTATTCCGATGTATATCTGGGTTGATTCATCAGAGAATCCAATATCTCCCCGCATGATAAAATCAGGATTATATATTGATATCGCACCTCCAAACCCATAGGTACTCTTCCAGTTATCGAAAAAACGGTTGCTGTCATTATTAGAAAAAACTCTTCCGCTATCCCAAAAGAGTTGTCCTCCAAGCCGAATCTCATCTTCAAACAGGGAAAACAGCCAGGACCGCGCCTCGAGAATATGGAGGATAGAGCTGTCACCTAAAAATCGATCTTTATAGTAGCCGCGAAGTCCGTATTTATCAGCAAGGGATGAGCGTTTCCAAAATGGAGCATCCCCCATCAAATGGGTACCCTCTATTTTCTGGGCTATTACAATTTTTGGTAAAACTTCTACATAGTTTCGAAGCTGAAGGTGAACCTTGGCATAATTGAATTCACTGCCAGTGTAAGGCCCGCTAAACTCAATTCCTGCCTCATAACGATATCCCTCTGTGGGATTGAATTCACTGTCGCGATCTTCGGCAATCACACCAAACCCAAAACTGTTCAGTAATTGTCTATTATCGCCCACGGGTTGTTCTGTGGCAAAAAGAGATTCCTCTGCCTGGTCTGAAGCATCCAAATATGAAAAGCCAAATTGGATAAATCCATCAAAATTCCCTTCGAATCCATATTCAGCTACTGTTTTTCTGTAGCGTGCTACCACTTCAATCACCCGCTTTTCAAAAAAGTAGTAGTCTTGGTCATACAGTTGACTGGAAAATTCAGTTTCATTTCCAATTCCGAAGTAATTTGCACGTTTATAGCGTTCTGCAATGACGGAATATTCACTGCGAATATCGCGACCAAAAAGACGTGTTCTTTCGTAATTGAGTTCACTAATTAAATCGGCTTTGGTGGATATTGTAAAGTCAGCTTTTAGATTGCTCAAAAATGGTGAACGGCCGTCACCATAATTAAAGCGCTGAAGCACAACTCCTCCGATTAATCCGGTATCACTACTGTATCCCAATACCGGCACCAGTGAGTAGTGCACACCTCCCTGCCTGTCATCTTCATCGGGAACTGAGAGAATTTGAGCTTCAATAACACTTGCAGAAAAAAAGTAAGCAAGTAACAGAAGGCAGATAAAACGGGGTACCTTTTTTGTTAAATAAAAATTTATTGAACTACTCTGCATCTTTAAATATAACCTCGCCATTTATCACATCTATCAATTCTATATCATCATCGTTAAATTCATTGAAATCAATAGTATCTTCCGGTGCATATACCACTTTCTCAACTCCATAAATTGTAACCGGGCTGCCCTCAACTGCTTGTACAGCTTTTTCAGATATTCTTATTCGGGTCGCAAAGCCGTTAAACACTACACCTTTATGTTTATTATCAATGACGATAGATGTTTCGTCATTTAAGCCCAATCCAAAGTATTCATCAACATTATTTTCTTCGGTAATTCTGGCTAAAAAACTAATCAGCCGCCCCAGCCTATCTCTTTCAGAAAAATGGCTGTCGGTAATGGTGTTCGTTAAAGGATGGAGATCGAACAGTCCTTCTGATAAACTGATATATTCATGAAAAGGATCGGATAGAGCTTCACCTGACTGTACACTTCCTGAGCACCCATCGTATATAGTACTTCCTTGTATAGCAAGACCTGCGCTGCCGCCACCCAAACCTCCGCCCCGCTCAATGAGTTGATTTATCGCTTTATACAGGCTCGATCCTCTCCAGTTTACATACACACACTGATTTCCACCTGCAAAGTAGACAGCCTCACTCTGATTAATTATCTCAACAATGTCGGTACTGTTAGCTTCTTCATTTGATTGAACCGTGGCAGTTGTACATGAGTTGATCTCTTCGAGTTCCATCAACAGATCGCACTCCGGAGTAGCTGAACTGCCGGAAGCATAAGACCCGGCGAGTACAACAACATCAACAGGCGAATCAGCCAACGTTTCTAAAAAAAATTTGTATGAAGAAATTGACGGCATACCCTTGCCCATAAGATATATCGCCGGGCCATTCAAATCTGGATTTACGGGTTGATCATTACCGGATTGAACAATATTTGCAGGTGAATCAGGTGAGGGAGGAGGGGAAATTGTATCATCCGAGCACGCCGATATAACCAGAAATAGAATAAACAGACAAGTTGTTATATATTTTTGGCAAATCATGGATCAAATATAACAATCTGTTGCCACTGATATGCATAATAAAAAACCCCTTCAGAGATACTCCAAAGGGGTTTTGAAAATTCGAAAGTGTCACTTTAAACGCTACAGTGCATTTTCCATATGTTCAAAGTCATATCCTTCCGCTTTACTCATTTCCTGAGCTACTAGAGTAAGCAATATGCCATAAATTACCTTCGAACCTACATCAGCAATTGTATATGTAATGTGTCGAGCTACAACCAGAGTCTCACTCAATACAGGCTCCAGTCCGCCGAAAGTTAGGTAAGGCATCAGGTACGCGCCAGGATATAGCATCCAGGTAAATAGGAAAAGCTTC
This is a stretch of genomic DNA from Rhodohalobacter barkolensis. It encodes these proteins:
- a CDS encoding BamA/TamA family outer membrane protein; translation: MARLYLKMQSSSINFYLTKKVPRFICLLLLAYFFSASVIEAQILSVPDEDDRQGGVHYSLVPVLGYSSDTGLIGGVVLQRFNYGDGRSPFLSNLKADFTISTKADLISELNYERTRLFGRDIRSEYSVIAERYKRANYFGIGNETEFSSQLYDQDYYFFEKRVIEVVARYRKTVAEYGFEGNFDGFIQFGFSYLDASDQAEESLFATEQPVGDNRQLLNSFGFGVIAEDRDSEFNPTEGYRYEAGIEFSGPYTGSEFNYAKVHLQLRNYVEVLPKIVIAQKIEGTHLMGDAPFWKRSSLADKYGLRGYYKDRFLGDSSILHILEARSWLFSLFEDEIRLGGQLFWDSGRVFSNNDSNRFFDNWKSTYGFGGAISIYNPDFIMRGDIGFSDESTQIYIGIGYTF
- a CDS encoding Type 1 glutamine amidotransferase-like domain-containing protein, with protein sequence MICQKYITTCLFILFLVISACSDDTISPPPSPDSPANIVQSGNDQPVNPDLNGPAIYLMGKGMPSISSYKFFLETLADSPVDVVVLAGSYASGSSATPECDLLMELEEINSCTTATVQSNEEANSTDIVEIINQSEAVYFAGGNQCVYVNWRGSSLYKAINQLIERGGGLGGGSAGLAIQGSTIYDGCSGSVQSGEALSDPFHEYISLSEGLFDLHPLTNTITDSHFSERDRLGRLISFLARITEENNVDEYFGLGLNDETSIVIDNKHKGVVFNGFATRIRISEKAVQAVEGSPVTIYGVEKVVYAPEDTIDFNEFNDDDIELIDVINGEVIFKDAE